Proteins encoded in a region of the Frondihabitans sp. 762G35 genome:
- a CDS encoding sterol carrier family protein: protein MAKVRIDPVVGAAAVRGAVELGAEAPRTTTATAVRYLLQLLGDREPGATVEVRVPPFGAVQFREGLSHTRGTPPNVVETDPQTFVQLATGTLTFAEAHDAARLSASGSRADISDYLPIRWEPRAGA from the coding sequence ATGGCCAAGGTGAGGATCGACCCCGTCGTGGGAGCCGCCGCCGTGCGCGGCGCCGTCGAGCTCGGTGCCGAGGCCCCGCGGACGACGACGGCGACCGCCGTGCGCTACCTGCTGCAGCTCCTGGGCGACCGCGAGCCCGGCGCCACGGTCGAGGTGCGCGTCCCCCCGTTCGGCGCCGTGCAGTTCCGCGAGGGTCTGAGTCACACCCGCGGCACGCCGCCGAACGTCGTCGAGACCGACCCGCAGACCTTCGTGCAGCTCGCGACCGGCACCCTGACGTTCGCCGAGGCGCACGACGCCGCACGGCTGTCGGCGTCCGGCAGCCGCGCCGACATCAGCGACTACCTGCCCATCCGGTGGGAGCCGCGAGCCGGAGCCTGA
- a CDS encoding GNAT family N-acetyltransferase — protein sequence MTDVQVLEKQWADTDGAQLRCEQQAEIAIRYGTDDSEPGVKPSANDVAVFVVAYADGKPIGCGALRQLQVDPDDAEAPAGDAEIKRMFVRSSKRGSGAATAILRALEAKALENGWTRLVLETGPQQPDAIRFYEREGYARIPNYGSYRGHKLSWCFGRTLVAA from the coding sequence GTGACTGACGTGCAGGTTCTCGAGAAGCAGTGGGCGGACACCGACGGTGCCCAGCTGCGCTGCGAACAGCAGGCGGAGATCGCCATCCGCTACGGCACCGACGACTCCGAGCCGGGCGTGAAGCCGTCGGCGAACGACGTCGCCGTCTTCGTCGTGGCCTACGCCGACGGGAAGCCGATCGGCTGCGGTGCGCTCCGGCAGTTGCAGGTCGACCCCGACGACGCCGAGGCTCCGGCGGGCGACGCCGAGATCAAGCGGATGTTCGTGCGCTCCTCGAAGCGCGGCAGCGGTGCGGCGACGGCGATCCTGCGGGCCCTCGAGGCGAAGGCCCTCGAGAACGGCTGGACCAGGCTCGTCCTCGAGACGGGTCCCCAGCAGCCCGACGCCATCCGCTTCTACGAGCGCGAGGGCTACGCGCGCATCCCCAACTACGGCAGCTACCGCGGCCACAAGCTCTCCTGGTGCTTCGGCCGCACGCTCGTCGCGGCCTAG
- a CDS encoding ABC transporter ATP-binding protein produces MFDDRPPDPASRLVEPDPTSRAPKSRGLTDREPALDIHGLWKHFGDKVAVQGIDLAVPAGSFYGLVGPNGAGKTTTLSMATGLLRPDAGTLRILGTDVWADPSAAKRLVGVLSDGVALFDRLSGEQLVTYHGLLHGMDRATVADRTRDLLELLDMTDAAGKLVVDYSAGMTKKIALATALIHAPRLLVLDEPFESVDPVSAANIRDILHGYVDSGGTVIVSSHAMDLVQRMCDHVAVIAGGRVLAAGTIDEVRAGQDLEDRFVDLVGGRHHSRGPEWLRTS; encoded by the coding sequence ATGTTCGACGACAGGCCACCCGACCCTGCCAGCCGCCTCGTCGAGCCCGATCCGACGTCGCGCGCGCCGAAGAGCCGTGGGCTCACGGACCGCGAGCCGGCGCTCGACATTCACGGCCTCTGGAAGCACTTCGGCGACAAGGTCGCCGTGCAGGGCATCGACCTCGCCGTGCCCGCGGGCTCGTTCTACGGGCTGGTCGGGCCGAACGGCGCGGGCAAGACGACGACGCTGTCGATGGCCACGGGGCTCCTGCGGCCGGATGCCGGGACGCTGCGCATCCTGGGCACCGACGTCTGGGCCGACCCGAGCGCGGCCAAGCGCCTCGTCGGCGTGCTCAGCGACGGCGTGGCGCTCTTCGACCGCCTGAGCGGAGAGCAGCTGGTCACGTACCACGGGCTCCTCCACGGCATGGACCGCGCGACGGTCGCCGACCGCACCCGCGACCTGCTCGAACTGCTCGACATGACCGACGCCGCGGGCAAGCTCGTCGTCGACTACTCGGCGGGCATGACGAAGAAGATCGCGCTGGCCACGGCGCTGATCCACGCCCCGCGCCTGCTCGTGCTCGACGAGCCGTTCGAGTCGGTCGACCCCGTCTCGGCGGCGAACATCCGGGACATCCTGCACGGCTACGTCGACTCCGGCGGCACCGTCATCGTCTCCAGCCACGCGATGGACCTCGTGCAGCGCATGTGCGACCACGTCGCCGTGATCGCGGGGGGCCGCGTCCTCGCGGCGGGCACGATCGACGAGGTGCGGGCCGGGCAGGACCTCGAGGACCGCTTCGTCGACCTCGTCGGAGGCCGCCACCACTCGAGGGGGCCGGAGTGGTTGCGAACCTCCTGA
- the hutH gene encoding histidine ammonia-lyase has protein sequence MTTAGATTAPSPSTDAANAEAAAAPVTLSAAAPTPDEVVAIARREARILLDPASLRRVAASRAIITDLADDSEPHYGISTGFGALATTFIDPERRAQLQRSLVRSHAAGSGPEVEREVVRALMTLRLSTLMTGRTGIRPVVVETYADVLNAGITPIVHEYGSLGCSGDLAPLAHCALAVMGEGPVRLRDGSLVDAATALADAGIEPVRLQEKEGLALINGTDGMLGQLALAVDDLRLLLSTVDISAAMSVEALLGTDAVFAADLQALRPQAGQAVSAANLRAILDGSPIMASHRTADCTRVQDAYSLRCAPQVHGGARDTLDHALLVASRELASAVDNPVVTLDGRVESNGNFHGAPVAYVLDFLAIVVADVASMSERRIDRMLDPSRNHGLPPFLAHEVGVDSGLMIAQYTAAGIVSELKRLAAPASVDSIPSSAMQEDHVSMGWASARKLRRAIDGLTRVVAVEVMTAARALDLRAPLTPAEATGAVVSLLRESVEGPGPDRFLAPEIEAATEAVRSGAVLRAVENVTGRLR, from the coding sequence ATGACCACCGCAGGAGCCACCACCGCCCCGTCCCCGAGCACCGACGCCGCGAACGCCGAGGCCGCCGCCGCACCCGTGACGCTGTCCGCGGCGGCGCCGACCCCGGACGAGGTCGTGGCGATCGCCCGACGCGAGGCCCGGATCCTGCTCGACCCCGCCTCGCTGCGCCGGGTCGCCGCGAGCCGCGCGATCATCACGGACCTCGCCGACGACAGCGAGCCGCACTACGGCATCAGCACCGGCTTCGGCGCGCTCGCGACGACCTTCATCGACCCGGAGCGGCGGGCGCAGCTCCAGCGGAGCCTGGTGCGATCGCACGCGGCCGGGTCCGGCCCCGAGGTCGAGCGGGAGGTGGTGCGGGCGCTTATGACACTGCGGCTGTCGACGCTGATGACGGGGCGGACGGGCATCCGGCCGGTCGTCGTCGAGACCTACGCCGACGTCCTGAACGCGGGGATCACGCCGATCGTGCACGAGTACGGCTCGCTCGGCTGCTCCGGCGACCTCGCGCCGCTGGCTCACTGCGCGCTGGCCGTCATGGGTGAAGGGCCGGTGCGACTCCGCGACGGCTCCCTCGTCGACGCGGCGACGGCGCTGGCCGACGCCGGCATCGAACCGGTCCGCCTCCAGGAGAAGGAGGGCCTCGCCCTCATCAACGGAACCGACGGGATGCTCGGGCAGCTGGCCCTCGCCGTCGACGACCTGCGACTCCTGCTCTCGACGGTCGACATCTCGGCCGCGATGAGCGTCGAGGCGCTCCTCGGCACCGACGCCGTCTTCGCCGCCGACCTGCAGGCGCTCCGCCCGCAGGCCGGCCAGGCGGTGTCGGCGGCGAACCTCCGAGCGATCCTCGACGGCTCGCCGATCATGGCCAGCCACCGCACGGCCGACTGCACCCGCGTGCAGGACGCCTACTCGCTCCGGTGCGCCCCGCAGGTGCACGGAGGCGCCCGCGACACCCTCGACCACGCGCTGCTCGTCGCCTCGCGCGAGCTCGCCTCCGCCGTCGACAACCCCGTCGTCACCCTCGACGGCCGCGTCGAGTCGAACGGGAACTTCCACGGGGCCCCCGTCGCCTACGTCCTCGACTTCCTCGCCATCGTCGTGGCCGACGTCGCCAGCATGTCGGAGCGGAGGATCGACCGGATGCTCGACCCGTCGCGCAACCACGGGCTCCCGCCGTTCCTGGCGCACGAGGTCGGCGTCGACTCCGGACTCATGATCGCGCAGTACACCGCCGCCGGCATCGTGAGCGAGCTGAAGCGCCTCGCCGCCCCCGCGAGCGTCGACTCGATCCCGTCGTCGGCCATGCAGGAGGACCACGTCTCGATGGGCTGGGCCTCGGCGCGGAAGCTGCGGCGGGCGATCGACGGGCTCACCCGCGTCGTGGCCGTCGAGGTGATGACGGCCGCGCGCGCCCTCGACCTCCGGGCGCCGCTCACGCCGGCGGAGGCGACGGGCGCCGTCGTCTCACTCCTGCGCGAGAGCGTCGAGGGCCCGGGGCCGGACCGCTTCCTCGCTCCGGAGATCGAGGCCGCGACGGAGGCCGTGCGGAGCGGCGCGGTCCTCCGTGCCGTGGAGAACGTGACCGGGCGGCTCCGCTAG
- a CDS encoding IclR family transcriptional regulator — MPDEASPAAHQTLRILTHLSTQRGPVAAATVAAALGLPRSTVYRLLGVLVEHGFVIHYPEARRYGIGLAAFEMSSGFSRQEPLTRLGAPVLASLVDRVGESAHLAVLHGRDVIYLVDERAPRRPALVTDVGVRLPSHVTASGRALLATLPDSQVRALFPDRSAFVHGLARGPRSLRELRTLLAEVRARGYAAEDGDVSTGLASVAVAVRDASGWPAAGVAVTFPSDGPTQDALTGLVAEVQLHAAELSRRIRGAPLR, encoded by the coding sequence GTGCCCGACGAGGCGTCGCCCGCCGCGCACCAGACGCTGCGCATCCTGACCCACCTGTCGACGCAGCGCGGGCCGGTCGCCGCCGCGACCGTCGCCGCGGCGCTCGGGCTGCCCCGGTCGACGGTCTACCGCCTCCTCGGCGTTCTCGTCGAGCACGGCTTCGTCATCCACTACCCCGAGGCACGCCGCTACGGGATCGGGCTCGCCGCCTTCGAGATGAGCTCGGGATTCTCCCGGCAGGAGCCGCTGACCCGGCTCGGGGCGCCCGTCCTCGCCTCGCTCGTCGACCGCGTCGGCGAGAGCGCGCACCTGGCCGTGCTGCACGGGCGCGACGTGATCTACCTCGTCGACGAGCGCGCCCCGAGGCGGCCCGCCCTCGTGACCGACGTCGGCGTGCGGCTGCCGAGCCACGTGACGGCGAGCGGGCGCGCGCTCCTGGCGACGCTGCCCGACAGCCAGGTCAGGGCGCTGTTCCCCGACCGGTCGGCCTTCGTGCACGGACTCGCCCGCGGTCCGAGGTCGCTCCGGGAGCTCCGGACGCTCCTCGCCGAGGTGCGCGCGCGGGGCTACGCGGCGGAGGACGGCGACGTGTCGACCGGGCTCGCCTCCGTGGCGGTCGCGGTGCGCGACGCCTCCGGGTGGCCGGCGGCGGGCGTCGCGGTCACCTTCCCGAGCGACGGCCCGACGCAGGATGCCCTGACCGGCCTCGTCGCGGAGGTGCAGCTGCACGCCGCCGAGCTGTCGCGCCGCATCCGCGGCGCGCCCCTCCGCTGA
- the purD gene encoding phosphoribosylamine--glycine ligase produces the protein MRILVLGSGAREHAIVTALLREDAGHHIIAAPGNAGLAHDVEVVSLDATNGKVVTEYALENDIELVVVGPEAPLVAGVADVLRSHSIPVFGPGKRAAALEGSKTFAKRIMDEARVPTGRAVRAGTLQEATASLDEFGAPYVVKADGLAAGKGVLVTDSRDAALEHATYWLQHGSVLIEEFLEGQEVSLFLLSDGHTVMPLSPAQDFKRLGDGDTGPNTGGMGAYSPLPWLADRFGSEADFVEEVIETIALPTVRQLAKEDTPFIGLLYAGLILTEQGIRVIEFNARFGDPETQVVLPRLRTPLSELLLASANGSLSSHAAPEFSPEVAVTVVLASEGYPEAPLTGREITGLDEALSVPGVTIAHAATARLDGRLVATGGRVLSVVATGDSFAEARSRAYEALGAIELEGARYRHDIAEKVAR, from the coding sequence GTGCGCATTCTCGTCCTCGGCTCCGGTGCTCGCGAGCACGCCATCGTCACGGCCCTCCTCCGCGAAGACGCGGGCCACCACATCATCGCCGCTCCCGGCAACGCGGGCCTCGCCCACGACGTCGAGGTGGTGAGCCTCGACGCCACGAACGGCAAGGTCGTCACGGAGTACGCGCTCGAGAACGACATCGAGCTCGTCGTCGTCGGACCCGAGGCGCCCCTCGTGGCCGGCGTCGCCGACGTGCTGCGCAGCCACAGCATCCCGGTGTTCGGCCCTGGCAAGCGCGCCGCCGCGCTCGAGGGCAGCAAGACCTTCGCAAAGCGCATCATGGACGAGGCGCGCGTCCCCACGGGCCGCGCCGTGCGCGCGGGCACGCTGCAGGAGGCGACGGCCTCCCTCGACGAGTTCGGAGCCCCCTACGTCGTCAAGGCCGACGGTCTCGCCGCCGGCAAGGGCGTCCTCGTCACCGACTCCCGCGACGCCGCCCTCGAGCACGCGACCTACTGGCTCCAGCACGGCTCGGTCCTCATCGAGGAGTTCCTCGAGGGCCAGGAGGTCTCGCTCTTCCTCCTCTCCGACGGGCACACGGTGATGCCGCTCAGCCCGGCCCAGGACTTCAAGCGCCTCGGCGACGGCGACACGGGGCCCAACACCGGAGGCATGGGCGCCTACTCGCCGCTCCCGTGGCTGGCCGATCGCTTCGGCAGCGAGGCGGACTTCGTCGAAGAGGTCATCGAGACCATCGCGCTGCCGACCGTGCGGCAGCTCGCCAAGGAGGACACCCCGTTCATCGGGCTGCTCTACGCCGGCCTCATCCTGACCGAGCAGGGCATCCGGGTCATCGAGTTCAACGCCCGCTTCGGCGATCCCGAGACGCAGGTCGTCCTCCCCCGCCTCCGCACCCCCCTCAGCGAGCTGCTGCTCGCGAGCGCGAACGGGTCGCTCTCGAGTCACGCCGCCCCGGAGTTCTCCCCCGAGGTCGCCGTCACCGTCGTGCTGGCGAGCGAGGGCTACCCGGAGGCGCCGCTCACCGGCCGCGAGATCACCGGCCTCGACGAGGCGCTGAGCGTGCCCGGCGTCACCATCGCCCACGCCGCCACCGCCCGCCTCGACGGCCGATTGGTCGCGACGGGCGGCCGCGTCCTCAGCGTCGTCGCCACGGGCGACTCCTTCGCCGAGGCCCGGAGCCGCGCCTACGAGGCTCTCGGGGCCATCGAGCTCGAGGGCGCCCGGTACCGCCACGACATCGCCGAGAAGGTCGCCCGATGA
- a CDS encoding transporter → MVANLLKLRFLVLRNTLARNPWQLVAVIFGALYGLGVLGLLFAGLFALSFAPADLTRTILVLAGSATVLGWIVVPLLAAGIDQTLSVARLKIFPLPPGRLVVALAACGLAGVPGGVTLIAGLFTALPFIRQPLVAAVALVTAVIAALTCVCGSRMIESLNSGLSSRRRYREISGVILLVPLLLLGPIITILSDGLANAADSLPALADGLSWSPLGAAWAVPADLATGRPVQAALKALIALATLAVVVLVWRRSLAVALVTTSQPVTKAAGRGDVGLFARFPATPTGAVAARALTYWLRDPRYSRQLILIPIFPILLFVNSRTLDSPWLVSASGPIVAVLLSLTIFTDLSYESTAFAAHVSAGVAGRADRAGRVLAVALFAVPIVVAITVASAAFAGAWQELPALLGLGLGILLTGFGLSSVTSARIILPVPAPGDSPFAAKSGASFTTALTTFATWGVLALATLPEAVLAIVASATRSTPLAWATLVVGVGLGSFLLRIGIRTGGRELEQRAPELLTRLRAGR, encoded by the coding sequence GTGGTTGCGAACCTCCTGAAACTCCGCTTCCTGGTCCTCCGCAACACGCTCGCGCGGAACCCCTGGCAGCTCGTCGCCGTCATCTTCGGCGCCCTCTACGGCCTCGGCGTCCTCGGGCTGCTCTTCGCGGGCCTGTTCGCGCTCTCGTTCGCGCCCGCCGACCTCACGCGGACCATCCTCGTCCTCGCCGGATCCGCGACCGTGCTCGGCTGGATCGTCGTCCCCCTCCTCGCCGCCGGCATCGACCAGACGCTGAGCGTCGCCCGCCTCAAGATCTTCCCCCTGCCCCCGGGGCGGCTCGTCGTCGCCCTCGCCGCCTGCGGCCTGGCCGGGGTTCCCGGGGGCGTGACCCTGATCGCCGGACTGTTCACCGCCCTGCCCTTCATCCGGCAGCCGCTCGTCGCCGCGGTCGCCCTCGTCACCGCCGTGATCGCCGCCCTGACCTGCGTCTGCGGATCGCGGATGATCGAGTCGCTCAACTCGGGGCTCAGCTCGAGGCGCCGCTACCGGGAGATCTCGGGGGTGATCCTGCTGGTGCCGCTGCTCCTGCTCGGCCCGATCATCACCATCCTCAGCGACGGCCTGGCGAACGCCGCCGACTCCCTCCCGGCTCTCGCCGACGGTCTCTCGTGGTCGCCGCTCGGGGCCGCGTGGGCCGTCCCGGCCGACCTCGCCACGGGGCGACCGGTCCAGGCAGCGCTCAAGGCCCTCATCGCGCTCGCGACCCTCGCGGTCGTCGTCCTGGTCTGGCGCCGGAGCCTCGCCGTGGCCCTCGTGACGACGTCCCAGCCCGTGACGAAGGCCGCCGGGCGCGGCGACGTCGGCCTGTTCGCGCGCTTCCCCGCGACACCGACCGGAGCCGTGGCCGCCCGCGCGCTCACCTACTGGCTGCGCGACCCCCGCTACAGCCGGCAGCTCATCCTGATCCCGATCTTCCCGATCCTGCTCTTCGTCAACAGCCGCACGCTCGACAGCCCGTGGCTGGTCTCGGCCTCCGGGCCGATCGTCGCCGTGCTGCTGTCGCTGACGATCTTCACCGACCTGTCGTACGAGTCGACGGCGTTCGCCGCGCACGTCTCCGCAGGAGTCGCGGGTCGCGCCGACCGCGCGGGTCGCGTCCTCGCCGTGGCCCTCTTCGCGGTGCCGATCGTCGTCGCGATCACGGTGGCGTCGGCGGCCTTCGCGGGGGCCTGGCAGGAGCTACCCGCGCTGCTGGGGCTCGGCCTGGGCATCCTGCTCACCGGATTCGGGCTGTCGAGCGTGACGTCGGCGCGCATCATCCTGCCGGTGCCCGCGCCCGGCGACAGCCCGTTCGCCGCCAAGTCGGGCGCCTCGTTCACGACGGCGCTCACGACGTTCGCCACCTGGGGCGTCCTCGCGCTGGCGACGCTGCCGGAGGCGGTCCTCGCGATCGTCGCGTCGGCCACGCGGAGCACTCCGCTCGCCTGGGCGACGCTCGTCGTCGGCGTGGGCCTCGGTTCGTTCCTTCTGAGGATCGGGATCCGGACGGGCGGCCGGGAACTGGAGCAGCGCGCGCCCGAGCTGCTCACGCGCCTGCGCGCCGGACGCTGA
- a CDS encoding Fur family transcriptional regulator encodes MDLHATTDPAETLRAAGLRVTAQRIAVIEALRQRSHATADEVFARVSPSLPDTSLQAMYVVLSALTGAGILRRIEPARSAARYELRIGDNHHHVVCTLCGAVDDVDCVVGEAPCLVPSPGSGFLVQSAEVTFWGLCPDCRAAEVDAAP; translated from the coding sequence ATGGACCTCCACGCCACGACCGACCCGGCGGAGACCCTCCGCGCCGCGGGTCTCCGTGTCACGGCCCAGCGGATCGCGGTCATCGAGGCGCTCCGCCAGCGGTCCCACGCCACCGCCGACGAGGTCTTCGCGCGGGTCTCACCGTCGCTCCCCGACACGTCGCTGCAGGCGATGTACGTCGTCCTCTCGGCGCTGACCGGGGCGGGCATCCTGCGCAGGATCGAGCCGGCCCGCTCGGCCGCACGCTACGAGCTCCGCATCGGCGACAACCACCACCACGTCGTGTGCACCCTCTGCGGCGCCGTTGACGACGTCGACTGCGTGGTCGGCGAGGCGCCGTGCCTCGTGCCGTCCCCCGGGTCCGGCTTCCTCGTGCAGAGCGCCGAGGTCACCTTCTGGGGCCTGTGCCCCGACTGCCGCGCCGCCGAGGTCGACGCGGCCCCCTAG
- a CDS encoding GNAT family N-acetyltransferase: MTDQQAAPYEPLFTTVAEGDLSLDDHEGIAAMLARAFPSYSHWYQGARSWAGMQPERRVVARSGDVVVAHAGIRRMFVTVGETDLPVAAVGMVAVSPILQGTGLGGRLLGLVDEALRDLDVGFGVLETGEETKPFYSRHGWIPLDSVTGHYNDFTADGASTLVSSDGAWLIRPIRAALDEWPVGDIRWNGQMV; this comes from the coding sequence ATGACCGACCAGCAAGCCGCGCCCTACGAGCCGCTCTTCACCACCGTGGCCGAGGGCGACCTCTCCCTCGACGACCACGAGGGCATCGCCGCCATGCTCGCCCGCGCCTTCCCGAGCTACTCGCACTGGTATCAGGGCGCCCGCAGCTGGGCGGGCATGCAGCCGGAGCGACGGGTCGTCGCCCGCTCGGGCGACGTCGTCGTGGCGCACGCCGGCATCCGCAGGATGTTCGTGACCGTCGGCGAGACCGACCTGCCCGTGGCGGCGGTCGGCATGGTCGCCGTGTCGCCGATCCTGCAGGGCACCGGTCTCGGCGGCCGCCTCCTGGGCCTCGTGGACGAGGCCCTCCGCGACCTCGACGTCGGCTTCGGCGTGCTCGAGACGGGCGAGGAGACGAAGCCCTTCTACAGCAGGCACGGCTGGATCCCGCTCGACTCCGTCACGGGCCACTACAACGACTTCACCGCCGACGGCGCGTCGACCCTGGTCTCCTCCGACGGCGCGTGGCTGATCCGCCCGATCCGCGCCGCCCTTGACGAGTGGCCGGTCGGCGACATCCGCTGGAACGGCCAGATGGTCTGA
- a CDS encoding phosphoribosylaminoimidazolesuccinocarboxamide synthase: protein MSGSPVLDGWTHLYSGKVRDLYVPSSSEGLDDAPAVLVVASDRVSAFDHVLEPGITDKGSLLTSLSLWWFARLDGVPNHLLDPAAAPADLPAVPASVADRAMLVKPLDMFPIECVVRGYLVGSGWLEYQESQTVCGLALPSGLSSGDRLPEPIYTPAFKAELGEHDENITFERTVELVGTETATALRDLSLEIYSRAAAVAAERGVILADTKFEFGADRATGEITLADEVLTSDSSRYWDAEVYASGNRTDSFDKQIVRNWLAAHWDRTGAPPVLPPEVVEQTAARYRELLGRLTA, encoded by the coding sequence ATGAGCGGGTCGCCCGTCCTCGACGGCTGGACGCACCTCTACTCCGGCAAGGTCCGCGACCTCTACGTCCCGAGCTCGTCGGAGGGTCTCGACGACGCCCCCGCCGTCCTCGTCGTGGCCAGCGACCGCGTCAGCGCCTTCGACCACGTCCTCGAACCCGGCATCACCGACAAGGGCTCCCTCCTCACGAGCCTCAGCCTGTGGTGGTTCGCCCGCCTCGACGGCGTGCCCAACCACCTCCTCGACCCCGCCGCGGCTCCCGCCGATCTGCCCGCCGTCCCGGCCTCGGTCGCCGACCGCGCGATGCTCGTGAAGCCGCTCGACATGTTCCCGATCGAGTGCGTGGTCCGCGGCTACCTCGTCGGAAGCGGCTGGCTCGAATACCAGGAGTCGCAGACGGTGTGCGGCCTGGCCCTCCCCTCGGGCCTGTCGTCGGGCGACCGCCTGCCCGAGCCGATCTACACCCCGGCGTTCAAGGCCGAGCTCGGCGAGCACGACGAGAACATCACGTTCGAGCGCACCGTCGAACTGGTGGGCACCGAGACGGCGACCGCGCTGCGCGACCTCTCCCTCGAGATCTACTCCCGCGCGGCCGCCGTCGCCGCGGAGCGCGGCGTCATCCTCGCCGACACGAAGTTCGAGTTCGGCGCGGACCGCGCGACCGGGGAGATCACCCTCGCCGACGAGGTCCTGACGAGCGACTCCAGCCGGTACTGGGACGCCGAGGTCTACGCCTCCGGCAACCGCACCGACAGCTTCGACAAGCAGATCGTCCGCAACTGGCTGGCCGCGCACTGGGACAGGACCGGCGCTCCCCCCGTCCTGCCGCCCGAGGTCGTCGAGCAGACGGCGGCGCGCTACCGGGAGCTCCTCGGCCGACTGACCGCCTAG
- a CDS encoding catalase encodes MTDQKFTTTTSGAPVASDEHSQTVGADGPVVLHDHYLVEKLAQFNRERIPERVVHAKGGGAFGTFVTTGDVSQYTRAALFQPGVETELLARFSTVAGEQGSPDTWRDPRGFSLKFYTSEGNYDLVGNNTPVFFIRDGIKFPDFIRSQKRLPGSHLRDHNMQWDFWTLSPESAHQVTWLMGDRGLPASWRHMDGFGSHTYQWINAAGERFWVKYHFKTDQGIDILKQEDADRIAGEDADYHLRDLSSAIDRGDFPSWSLSVQIMPYADAESYRFNPFDLTKVWPHSDYPLIEVGTMTLNRNPENYFAQIEQASFAPSNFVPGIATSPDRMLLARIFSYADAARYRVGTNHDQLPVNAPKSPTHSYSKDGASRYSFHAPDVPVYAPNSFGGAHADPERAGDTSGWESDGSLVRSAATLHPEDDDFGQAGTLYRETMDQEQRDRLVQNIVGHVSKVTVPELLPRIYRYWSNVDAELGRLVEQGVTTSAPGANEKPESVGVES; translated from the coding sequence GTGACAGACCAGAAATTCACCACCACCACGTCGGGGGCACCCGTCGCCAGCGACGAGCACTCGCAGACCGTGGGGGCCGACGGTCCCGTCGTGCTCCACGATCACTACCTGGTCGAGAAGCTCGCGCAGTTCAACCGCGAGCGGATCCCGGAGCGCGTCGTCCACGCGAAGGGCGGCGGAGCGTTCGGCACCTTCGTCACGACCGGCGACGTCTCGCAGTACACCCGCGCGGCGCTGTTCCAGCCGGGCGTCGAGACCGAGCTGCTCGCGCGGTTCTCCACCGTCGCCGGTGAGCAGGGCAGCCCCGACACGTGGCGCGACCCCCGCGGGTTCTCGCTGAAGTTCTACACATCCGAGGGCAACTACGACCTCGTGGGCAACAACACCCCGGTGTTCTTCATCCGCGACGGCATCAAGTTCCCCGACTTCATCCGCTCGCAGAAGCGCCTCCCCGGCTCGCACCTCCGCGACCACAACATGCAGTGGGACTTCTGGACCCTCTCGCCCGAGTCGGCCCACCAGGTCACCTGGCTGATGGGCGACCGCGGTCTCCCCGCCAGCTGGCGCCACATGGACGGCTTCGGATCGCACACCTACCAGTGGATCAACGCCGCCGGCGAGCGCTTCTGGGTCAAGTACCACTTCAAGACCGACCAGGGCATCGACATCCTCAAGCAGGAGGACGCCGACCGCATCGCGGGCGAGGACGCCGACTATCACCTCCGCGACCTCTCCTCGGCCATCGACCGGGGCGACTTCCCGTCGTGGAGCCTGTCGGTCCAGATCATGCCCTACGCCGACGCGGAGTCGTACCGCTTCAACCCGTTCGACCTCACGAAGGTGTGGCCGCACAGCGACTACCCGCTCATCGAGGTCGGCACCATGACGCTGAACCGCAACCCGGAGAACTACTTCGCGCAGATCGAGCAGGCCTCGTTCGCCCCGTCGAACTTCGTTCCCGGCATCGCGACGAGCCCGGACAGGATGCTCCTCGCGCGCATCTTCAGCTACGCGGACGCCGCGCGCTACCGGGTGGGCACGAACCACGACCAGCTGCCCGTCAACGCGCCCAAGTCGCCGACGCACAGCTACTCGAAGGACGGCGCCTCGCGCTACTCGTTCCACGCGCCCGACGTGCCGGTCTACGCGCCCAACTCGTTCGGCGGCGCGCACGCCGACCCCGAGCGCGCGGGCGACACTTCCGGGTGGGAGAGCGACGGCTCGCTCGTCCGCTCCGCCGCGACCCTCCACCCGGAGGACGACGACTTCGGGCAGGCCGGCACGCTCTACCGCGAGACGATGGACCAGGAGCAGCGTGACCGCCTCGTCCAGAACATCGTGGGCCACGTGTCCAAGGTGACGGTGCCGGAGCTCCTGCCCCGGATCTACCGGTACTGGTCGAACGTCGACGCCGAGCTCGGCCGCCTCGTCGAGCAGGGTGTCACCACCTCGGCCCCGGGTGCGAACGAGAAGCCGGAGTCGGTGGGCGTCGAGTCCTGA